The stretch of DNA TGTTGATCTAGACTCAGAAATGCAAATTTAGATTGAAATGCAGGAAACATCGCAAACGTAGAGAATCTAACCACGCCCGCTATGATTGCACTAGACACAGATTTTGATCAAAGCATACACTCTTGAGCATTATTAATCCAACCTGCTGCGAGAAAACCTACCTAACAACAAGAATTCTACTAAAGAAAAGATAGAAGAAAAAATCAATCTCCTCgtaccaaggatttaagtgtccatcGGTACCGGTCGTATCTACCGTACCGTATCGTGTCAACAAGATACCCTGCGCCGATGACACAACTCAAAGTCCTCTTTTTTTCAACtcagtaagtaattttctcgataaaattcaaaagatttgatagagATAACATAATAcgcaattacaaaattttattgctgaagaaaaataataacattTCATATCATTATATGTTGTCGgcgtcggatcgttggcgctaaccagtAATCCCAAAAGCtagagctgttagaaatacgcaaccaattcacttaaagagtatagatacagcgcccacgggtctcaattaagactcggcccaaccagccttacatcacttcgaacatgactcggcccaaccagcctcacgccacttcgaacatgactcggcccacccaggTCCACGCCAttagggcaggatgctggcccatttaagccaacagtcggcacacatgtattttttgtgaccgccGTGGCAGCAaagttttcggcacgaccccgtgtcaCGGCAAATATCAGTAATGTCAGTAGAGTGAAAAACCTTCTAGTGCAGCAGATCAAATGACAAAAAAGGGCAGGCAATGTTGTAAGATAACACATAAAATCCAAATCATAGATCAACTCGGACCGATCTGTGCGGTTTTGCAGAGAGCCGATTAGAACTCATACCGGTACCACTGCGTTTCACCGTTTCCTTCGCGTTTTTGACCGCTAATTCCAGAAGATCTGGATTTATAGACCTGAGACCGTCAGGCTGCCGAAGCTTTCGTTCCAGGAACTTCGCCAACGCCGCGGCTTTGTTGGTCTTGACAGGGCCCCCCGGATGAGCCGACCTGTTGAAGAAGAAGAGAcgacgataataataataattgcttTGATTTGTGAAATGAATGATTTTAAGATAAATATATGAAGATGAGACATAGAGATTAGAGATGTAGAACCTGGATAGGGTTTGGGAGGGGGGAAGAGGGGCGAACTTGCTGCCCCGCAGGGCGCGCCGCTCGTCCTCGCTGAGGAGGGACTCCGACTGCGACTGCGACGGCGGCGATTCCTCCTGCCCTCCCCCCTCGCCGCCCGCCACCATCGCCTTCATAATAAACAGAGAGAGAAGCCCGCCGGCGCTAGAGAGAGCGAGGGGGCCAAGGCAgcgattgatttttttttttttttttttttgNCAATAGGGAAATGCAGCATAGGTTGTTAGAAGCTCTTCTAATGGAATAATGCTATCCTGGTtgatgatatattttatttaaagaaacACTACAAGGATTTGTTAAAAATGTTCTTTTTTAGCTCTCTTAATAttaggttttgtttttttttttttttttgtgacaatttaataaaaagttctGCCCGAGAagtctactatattattattatatagttacACCACATCATTACTCATTAGGCTATGGGTGaacttagggatgcaaacggagcTGATCCGGGAGGAGGGGTCTACCTCTTCTTGCTTTTTTATTGTCGGATCGGAACGGATTTCAgatgaataaattttatttttatttttagcttctATCTATCGCTTCATTCGGGGCAGATCGGGGCGGGAGCAGACTTTTTGCAGATTTTGGCAGAtcgaaggaagaaaaagatctCTCGCCTCATACTTCATTTACTTCACGAATTGAAGAAATTCGGagtgaattataattttttatatttttttgttcctaTTTATCGCCTTATTTAGGGTGGATCCGGACAGGGGGAGCTCCACAACCCGGACCCATTTGTGTCCCTAGATGAACctaataaaaggaaaagaatctGATTAACTGAGATTAGAGATGGAACTGGGCTTGGTTCTAAACAAGATCCAGCCCGATGGGTCATGTATGAGCcgaattttggatatcaaaattataattttgtccTGAATTTTAAGCCCGAAAAATTTTTGAGCATATCTGGACATGTCCAAGTCTGGCCCGAGCTAGAGCCGAAAGCTTGATACTTGGTTatcaa from Ananas comosus cultivar F153 linkage group 18, ASM154086v1, whole genome shotgun sequence encodes:
- the LOC109724124 gene encoding protein FAM133 isoform X1: MKAMVAGGEGGGQEESPPSQSQSESLLSEDERRALRGSKFAPLPPSQTLSRSAHPGGPVKTNKAAALAKFLERKLRQPDGLRSINPDLLELAVKNAKETVKRSGTGGPSTSGRIVRHVASFEDSFEGSGDDQDEDEKIKEKERKRKKKKITRGSRDDQDELEATEQKKRKRKKKKTAKDARSPKSHKSDKKRKIKK
- the LOC109724124 gene encoding uncharacterized protein LOC109724124 isoform X2 codes for the protein MKAMVAGGEGGGQEESPPSQSQSESLLSEDERRALRGSKFAPLPPSQTLSRSAHPGGPVKTNKAAALAKFLERKLRQPDGLRSINPDLLELAVKNAKETVKRSGTGGPSTSGRIVRHVASFEDSFEGSRDDQDELEATEQKKRKRKKKKTAKDARSPKSHKSDKKRKIKK